CTTTGAGACGCACATGCTGTGCTCCAACTCACTTTTACGCACATCTTCTGCCGCCGCTTCGCTCTCGCTTGACACAGGCGCTTTTATTGCCTCATTTTCGTCTATCGCATGCTTGTGTGCTAGCAGCGCGTGATTCTGTACCTGGCAGACGTTGCATGTCCATGCGGACGACCTGAGTAAGTCGGCAATGTTGACGTACTGCTCAGCGAGTTCCTCCCTGTCCTCCGGTGCCATCACGACGGCGCCTGCGGCCGATTCATCTGCTTTGGATGCCATGAGCGACTGCAGTCCTAACAGCGCAGTACGTATTCCCCAGGCTGGCTGCCAAAATTCTTCGTGGAAACCTGTAAAGGTCAAGCAGATCTGGGTAAGTTCAAATGCACACATACTTTGGTATTCACTTCCCAGCGACCATTAGGTGTAAGAAATACAACGTCGGGTGGTCGAAAAGGATATTCTGTCGGTAGCAGGATCTTGCCGTGGTAAACACCACGCTCAAACTCGGTATTTTGTGGGCCGCGAAGCGTAAAATGCCACTCGAAAATATTATCCTGCGATGAGCGGTACGGCAACATACCTCGCTGgggtgcgcagcgtatcCGGAATCTTTATCCTCACCCAGCTCTTTCAGCTCAGACATGATCCGCTTGACCGCGGACGCATTCTTATGGCTCATTACAAGGGATGGCCCACTAGCGGTGGCGGACCC
This is a stretch of genomic DNA from Malassezia vespertilionis chromosome 1, complete sequence. It encodes these proteins:
- a CDS encoding E2 ubiquitin-conjugating enzyme (COG:O; EggNog:ENOG503NUDC); protein product: MSHKNASAVKRIMSELKELGEDKDSGYAAHPSEDNIFEWHFTLRGPQNTEFERGVYHGKILLPTEYPFRPPDVVFLTPNGRWEVNTKICLTFTGFHEEFWQPAWGIRTALLGLQSLMASKADESAAGAVVMAPEDREELAEQYVNIADLLRSSAWTCNVCQVQNHALLAHKHAIDENEAIKAPVSSESEAAAEDHVRLKDERARGCEYVCDAIYELARVSLCARAGAHTYA